The Sinorhizobium fredii genome contains the following window.
AATTTCAGCCGCGAGAACACGCCGCGCCCGGAAACCGTCGCGATGATTTCCTTGTAGCCGCCGGCCTCGCCCTCGCTCGCCGAGAGCACCTCGACCCGCCAGCCCTTGGCCGCAGCGTAGCGCTCGTACATGCGGAACAGATCGCCGGCAAAGAGCGCCGCTTCCGACCCGCCCGTGCCGGCGCGGATTTCGAGGATGGCGCTTTTTTCGTCGGCCGCATCCTTCGGCAGGAGCAGGATCTGGATCTCCTCTTCGAGCGCTTCGATCCGCTCCTCCACCTCGGGCTTTTCCATTTCCGCGAGGTCGCGCATCTCCTTGTCCGTCGCCCGGTCGGCGAGCATGGCCTCGATATCGGCAAGCTCGGCGACCGCCTTCTCGTAGACGCGGATTTTCGTCACGACCGGCTGGAGCTCGGAATATTCCGATGCGAGCTTCACATAGACGTCGGCCGCGGGGCCTGCGGACATGCGCGCCTCGATCTCCGCGAAACGCCGTTCGAGCTCGCGCATCTTTTCAACAGGAAGCTTTGCCAAGTTTCACTCCAAACACGTCCGCCTCGCCCGAACCCGGTTCGGACGAGGATGAAGACGCTTTCGATCAATCTATACCGGTATGCCGTTCGCCTCCGCGAAATCCACCAGAAGCTGGCGGATCGGCGTTTCGGATTTTGTATCGTCCAGGGCGGCATTGAGGACTTCGGCCAGCTTGTCGGCGTCGAGTGCCAGCAGCATGGCCTTGACAGGCCCGACGGCAGTCGAGGCCATGGATACCGAGCGGAAGCCGATACCGAGCAGTGCCATGGCCGAAAGCGGCTTGCTCGCCATCTCGCCGCAGAGCGTCACCGGCGTGTCGTTGCGTTCGCCGGCGCGCACGATGTCGCGCAACATTCTCAGGAACGGCCGACCGAGAATGTCGAAACGGTCGGAAACGCGGGCATTGCCGCGATCGACCGCCATGGCGAACTGGAAGAGATCGTTCGAGCCGACCGAGACGAAATCCACCTCGGCCATGAGTTCGTCAAGCTGCCAGAGCAGAGCCGGCACCTCGAGCATCGCCCCGAACTGCAGCTTGCGCGGCAATTGCTCTCCGAGTTTCGACTGCCGCTCGATCTCCTTCTGCAGGAGCTCGCGCGCCACCTTGAGTTCCGACACCTCGGTCACCATCGGCAGCATCAGCTTGAACTCGGCGCCGGCAGCCGCGCGCAGCATCGCTCGGAACTGGGTCCGCAGCAGGCCCGGCCGGTCGAGCGACAGCCGGATGGCGCGCCAGCCGAGCGCCGGATTTTCCTCTTCCGCCGCGCGGAAATAGGGCACGACCTTGTCACCGCCAATGTCCAGCGTGCGGAAGGTTACCGGTTTGCCGCCCGTCTGCTTCAAGACGTTGCGGTAGAACGCTTCCTGTTCCTCCGCCTTCGGCATGGTGGAGGCGATCATGAACTGCAGTTCGGTGCGGAAGAGGCCGATGCCTTCGGCGCCCGCTTCGTTCAAATGCGGTAGATCGACCAGGAGCCCGGCATTCATCTGCAGCGTAATGCGCTTGCCGTCCTTCGTCAGCGGCTCGACGTCTTTCAGCGCCCTGAACTGCGCCTGGCGGCGGGCGCGGAAGCGCACCTTTTCCTCGTAGGAGCGCTGCAGGTCGGCGACCGGGCGCAGGTGCACTTTAGCGTCATCGCCATCGACGATAATCGCGTCGCGGTTTTCGGCAAGCGCCACCGCTCCTGCTGCCTGCCCCACGACCGGAATGCCCATGGCGCGCGCGACGATCACCACATGGCTGGTGACCGCACCCTCTTCCAGGACGAGGCCGCGGACGTTCTCGCGCGGATAATCGAGCAGTTCCGCCGCGCCCATGGCGCGCGCGACGATGATCGCGTCGCTCGGGAAATCGGCGGCGGAAAGCTTGGCGCCGTAGCCGGAGAGCTGGCGCAGCAGGCGGTTGGCGAGATCGTCGAAGTCATGCATCCGCTCGCGCAGATAGGGATCCGTCAGCCGGATCATCCTTGCCTTCGTCTCGCTTTGCACTCTCTCGACCGCCGCCTCGGCCGTCAGGCCGTTGCGGATCGCTTCCTCGAGCTTTCTCACCCAACCACGATCGTGCGCGAACATGCGGTAGGTCTCGAGCACCGCCCGGTGCTCGCCTTCCATCGACACGTCGCGCCGCGACAGCATGTCGTCGATCGAGATGCGCAGCGACCCCAGCGCCTCGGCGAGGCGCTGCAGTTCGTGCTCCGTATCCTCGTTGAGCAGGTTGGTGACGACGATCCTCGGCTCGTGCAGCACCACATAGCCAAGGCCGATGCCTTCGCCATAGCTGTTGCCCTCGATCGCAACGGGGCGCGAAAGGTCCAGCTCAAGTCCGGGTTTGGTGATCTTCTTGAGCTCGCCGGTCGCGACCATCTCGGCGAGCACCATGGCGGTCGTCTCGAGCGCCTCGACCTCGTCCTCGCGATAGTTGCGCATCGCCTTGTTCTGCACGACCAGAACGCCGAGCGCGCGCCCGGTGCGCAGGATCGGCACGCCAAGGAAGGAGTGGTAGATCTCTTCGCCGGTCTCGGGGAGATAGGTGAAGGCCGGATGCGCCTGCGCGTCGGAGAGATTGAGCGGGCGCGCCGAGGCGGCGATCGTGCCGACGAGACCCTGGCCCATCTTCAGTTGTGCCAAGTGCACCGCGGTCTTGTTCAGACCTTCGGTCGCGTAAAGCTCGAGAATGCCGTCGGAGCGCAGCACATAGACGGAGCACACTTCCGCGACCATGTTCTGCGCGATCTGGCGCACGATACGGTCAAGGCGCTCCTGCGGCTCGAGCGGTTCCGCCATGAGCTCGCGCAACCGCTTGAGGAGAACGCGCGGACCCGCGGAAAGGTCTCTCATCGCGTAGGGTCTCCCGAATAAGAATATACGACGGCACGTGACGGGAGGCGCGGGCCCTGGCGGCCGCGAATCCCCAATCGAATGCCTGCTGTCTAACTCTTATCGAG
Protein-coding sequences here:
- the ptsP gene encoding phosphoenolpyruvate--protein phosphotransferase, with the protein product MRDLSAGPRVLLKRLRELMAEPLEPQERLDRIVRQIAQNMVAEVCSVYVLRSDGILELYATEGLNKTAVHLAQLKMGQGLVGTIAASARPLNLSDAQAHPAFTYLPETGEEIYHSFLGVPILRTGRALGVLVVQNKAMRNYREDEVEALETTAMVLAEMVATGELKKITKPGLELDLSRPVAIEGNSYGEGIGLGYVVLHEPRIVVTNLLNEDTEHELQRLAEALGSLRISIDDMLSRRDVSMEGEHRAVLETYRMFAHDRGWVRKLEEAIRNGLTAEAAVERVQSETKARMIRLTDPYLRERMHDFDDLANRLLRQLSGYGAKLSAADFPSDAIIVARAMGAAELLDYPRENVRGLVLEEGAVTSHVVIVARAMGIPVVGQAAGAVALAENRDAIIVDGDDAKVHLRPVADLQRSYEEKVRFRARRQAQFRALKDVEPLTKDGKRITLQMNAGLLVDLPHLNEAGAEGIGLFRTELQFMIASTMPKAEEQEAFYRNVLKQTGGKPVTFRTLDIGGDKVVPYFRAAEEENPALGWRAIRLSLDRPGLLRTQFRAMLRAAAGAEFKLMLPMVTEVSELKVARELLQKEIERQSKLGEQLPRKLQFGAMLEVPALLWQLDELMAEVDFVSVGSNDLFQFAMAVDRGNARVSDRFDILGRPFLRMLRDIVRAGERNDTPVTLCGEMASKPLSAMALLGIGFRSVSMASTAVGPVKAMLLALDADKLAEVLNAALDDTKSETPIRQLLVDFAEANGIPV